Part of the Halodesulfurarchaeum formicicum genome is shown below.
CTGGCGGACCGGCAACCTGGTCTTCGCCGGGGTCGTCCTGGCGCTGGCGCTTGCCTTCTACCTGATCGTCGAGGACGCCCCGCCCGGGAAATCGCTCCCGCCGGCGAACCTCTTCGAGGGCATTCAGCGGGCAGTCAGAAGTAAAAACGCCTGGATCGCTGCCATCGCGGTCTTCGCGGGCTTCAGCGGAATGGTCGCGATCCAGGGAGAGTTTCCGGTGGCGCTCAACGAGGTGTACGGCATCGAACAGGCGACCGGCGGCCAGATCGCCTCGATGATTACCTACGCCGGGGTCTTCGGTTCGCTCTCGATTCCGACCATCGCGAATCGACTCGATCGACGGAAGGCGGCGCTTGTCATCGCCGCGGTCGGGTTCGGGGTCGTCGAGTTCCCCGTCTGGTTGACCGGTAACACCAGCGTGTTGTTCGTCGGGACGGCCGTCGCGGGCTACCTGGCCGGCGGGGCCCTGCCGATCATCATGGAGGTACCAGCCTGGCTTCCCAGAGTAGCGAACGATCCCGTCGAGACCCAGCACGTCGGTGGCGCCTCGGGACTCATGACGGCGATGATGAACATCGGCGGGTTCGTTGGCCTCCCGCTCATCATCGGCCCGACGATCGGAGCCTACGGCTACACCGTCGGCTTTGGCGTCGCCATGTTCATCTTCGCGTTCCAGGGGCTCGGCGTGTTCCTCTCGATGCCGGACGTGGCCACGTGAGTCGGCAGGAAAAATTCGCTGCGGGGCGTTACTTCGAGCGGTAGAAACCCAAAAAGCGCTTCGCGAAGTTGTCCCGGCCCATCATCAGGTCGGCAAGGAGGATCGCCTCGCGAGTCTCACCGGCGTTGACGATCGGGACGCTCAGACCGGACTGGATCGCCATCGCGAGATAGAGATCGTTGATCTTCTCCCGCTCGGGCATCTCGAAGGAGATGTTGCTCAGCCCCAGCGTGATGTTGTTCCCGAGTTCGTCCCGGATCCGTTCCATCGCTTTGAGGATCTCGAACCCGATGTCCGAGTTCGAGGAGAGGGGCAGCGCGATCGGGTCGATGATGACATCCTCGCGGGGGACGTCGTAGGATTCGGCTTCTTCGAGGAGCGCTTCGGCCAGTTCGACCCGGGTCTCGGCGTCGTCCGGCGGGCCGGACTCGTCCATCGTGAGGCCCACGACCGCAGTTTCGTACTCGGCGACCAGCGGGAAAATTGCCTCACGCGAGGCCTCCTCCATGCTTACCGAGTTGATGACGGGTTTGCCGGGGGCGACCTGCAGGGCCGCCTCGAGGGCCTCGGCGTCGTCGTAGTTCGTGTCGATGACGATCGGTACGTCCACCGCATCGGCCACGGCCTCGACGGCCATCGGCAGGACGGTCTCCTTGTCCACGCCGTCGACGTCGACGTTCACGTCGATCAGATCGGCCCCGTTCTCGACCTGTTCGATCGCGAGTTCCCGGACCGGTTCCATATCCTCGTTTGCGAGTGCTTCCGCCAGGTCGGATTCCGGTCGCGGGTTGATCCGCTCGCCGATGATCCGGACCTGGTCGGTCCGGTCGATCGTGAGCGACGAATCTGCTCCCTCGACTGTCGTTTGTAGTGACATGCTGTCCATCTGAAACCACTCAGCCAGTCTCTAAAAGGATTGTGTTAGGTGACGCGTTGTCGACTGGAACTCGCTGGGAGAAAAACTGAGTTGGGATAGCACAACTGAATATGTGCAATTCCCAGATTACAGGGGCGCTACCCCGCAATCTTTAAGGAACGACCCGACCACTTTTCAAGCGGGTTACCGATGTCCGAGGAATTCGTACAAGCACTGGCGGATCTAGAGGAGGAACGAGCAATTGAGATGGCCAACGACCGGTTGGACGCTGGCGAGGATCCAATGGACGTTCTCGACGACCTGAAAAAAGGAATGGCCATCGTCGGCGACCGCTACGACGCGGAGGAGTATTTCATCCCGGACCTGATGTACGCCGGGGACATCATCGATCAGATCTCCGATCTGCTCGTCGACGAGATGGACGCGGACGAGAGTGAGACACTCGGAACGATCGTCCTCGGAACCGTCAAGGACGACATCCACGACATCGGCAAGGACCTGGTCTTCTTCATGTTCGACCTCAACGGCTTCGAGGTCATCGATCTCGGCGTCGACGTGCCGATCGAGAATTTCGTCGAGGCCGTCGAGGAGAACGACCCCGATATCATCGCGCTCAGTGGCTTCCTCACCGCTGCCTTCGACTCTATGAAGGAGACCGTCGAAGCGCTCGAAGAGGCCGGCCTGGTCGAGGAGTTTGACGAGGACGGACTTCGTGATGGCACCAAGATCATGATCGGCGGTGGCCAGATCACCGACGACGTGCGAAACTACGTCCGGGCTGACGGCTACGAAACGGACGCTCCCAGCGGGGTTCGCCTGGCCAAGGAGTGGCTCGGCGAGGCGTAAGTGAGGCGGCGTTCCATCCAGTGAAATTCTGCGCGGGGAAGATTGACGATTTTCGCCGAGTGAAGCGGTGTCGAACGAAACACGTCGTGGGGCAGAACGTCGTTAGTTCTCTTTGACCGAGTTGATCATCGCGTGGATGTTCTCCTTCGGCGTTCGGTAGATTCGAGCGCTCGTCGTCAGGATGAACCGCTCCCGACCGATGTCCTCGGCGAGTTCTTTGCAGTGGGCCTGAATGGCCTCGGGTTCGGCGGTCTTCATGAGCGAGGTCGAAACGCCACCAGCGACCGTGACGGTATCGCCCAGAATCTCGTGGGCCTCACGAACGTCGGTGCGGTCGAAAATCCACACCGTGGGCCCCTCGGGGTGGTTCTCCGCGAGGAACTCGAGTCGGGCGTCGTACGTGCCTTCGGCGAACATGAGCGGCACGTAGCCCTCGTCGATCACGGCCTCCATCGTCTCCTTCAGCGTCGGCCAGTAGAACTCCTCGAAGTCGTCCTGGGACATGAAGTTATCCGCTCCCTTGTGGAGGACAAAGAGGACGAAGGGGGACCCAGTCGCTTCCGGCCCGGACGTTCCGAGATCTTTCATCATCGGCGTGACCGCCCTGGTGGCCGCCTTGATCTTCTCGGGGCGCTTTCGCATGTCGATCATCGCGTTGCGCGTGCCACGAAGCATGTCGGCAATCGTATCGAATGGTGCCTTCGAGTACCCGCCCGAGAACGAGGGATACCCCTTCGCCTCGGCCTCGGAGGCAACCACGCCCACTTTCTCTTGCCACTCGGCCATCGCATCACCCGCGTCCATCAGCGACTCGAGTGCGTGTTGGACCTCCGAATCTCCGAAGGGGAGGGTCAGTGGCTTGATCATCGGGAGTTCCTGGCTCAGGGAGAAGTTCGGCAGTTTGCCGAGTCCCTCGAGTTCTCCGAAGACCCGGGTCATGTACTGTTTCAGGAACCAGGACTCCGGATTGGCGATGAACTCATCGTAGTCCGCCGCCGTCATGTACTCGCCTTCGAGTGCCTGGAACCCCGAATTCTCGTCGACGCCGTTTCCGGGCCAGTTGTAAAGGTTGTAGTCGAGGATATCCGCCGGTTTTCCGGGCGGCTCGATCGTGACGTGGTTGTTGTCCGGGTCGAACTCCTCGAGGAACTCCCGATAGGCGGCCGCGGCCTTCTCGGCGTCGTACATCATCTCCTCGAAGGTCACGTCGGCCTGGTGGCCGGCGAGATACCCACTCCGAACCCGTACCGGCACTCGATCGGGCGTGTTCCCGACGACAGCGTCTTTGAGCCGGGTTGCCTTTCGCTTGTATTTTTCCGCCGCTTCGGCACTTTCAAAATCGACGTGCTCTCCATTCGCCCAGGAGTCAAGGCTGACCATACCACTTATTTCGAGAGATGGAACCCTCTTAGCTTTTTTCAATAAATAGTCGAAGAAATCAGTCGGTCGCGGGGCAGGCACCGACGAACGTGCCGTTTGCACCGCACACTGGCTCGATGAGAGGTTCGAGTTCGCTGGGCTGAAGCAAGTCACTCGAACGCTGTTGTCGAAAGCAAAATCGAAATCTCGAAGCTGCGAGTTAGGAAGCGGTCGAGTAGCGCGTTCCGACAGCGGCCGCGCCAGCGGAGATGAACCGGATGGCGATTGCAACCGCAAAGGATGCCAGATAGACACCGGTCAGGTCATTAATGTAGGCAAAGACGATCGGTCCCAGAAAGACACCCGAGCCGACCGAGACAGCGTTCATGTAGGTAAGGATCTTGCCCACGTTCTCCCGGCCGAAGAAGTTCGGGACCGCAGCGTAGTGAACCGGGGGCTCACCACCCAGTCCGAAGAAGATCAGCGCTCCAATGACCAAGACTGGAATCAGCATGGTGTAGCTCAGGAAGAAGAGCGCATAGAGGGTCGCGGGAATCCCGTAAATGAGGATCAGCGCACGGAACGGGCCGCCAAGATAGTCCATTACGCGACCCCAGAAAATCGCGCCCGCACCCATGAACAGGTAGTTGACCGAGAGGAACGTCGGGACCACAGTTCCGGTCACGAACGCCTCCGAGTAGCCGGCGTTTTCGACCAGCCCTTCCACCAGGATGAGCGAGAAGTTCTGCATGAAACCCATGTACGAGAACGCGGCACCCGTCATGGCGACGAGAAGGATCCAAAATCGGGCGTCCTTGAATGCAGCGGCGAACGTCATGGCCTCACCCGAGGATTCGGTGTCCGTTTCGGATTCCTGGTCAAACAACTCGCGCTGTTCATCAGCCGTCGGGAACCGCCACACGACCGTACCAAGGACGATCGTGATCGCGACACCGAAGAGCGTAACGACCATCGCGAAGCCAAAGGAGAACCCAAGCAGGCTCAACAGGCCCCCGATAATCGGAGAGGCAGCAGCCAGCGCGAGATACCTGGCACCCATCATCAGCCCCTGGGCGCTGCCCTGTTCGTCGTCGCTAAACCATTGTGACACCAGCGGCGGGAGCAACCCTGTCGCGAGCGCTGTTGCGCCGCCACCAAGCAAGAAGCTTGCCGCGTACCAGAACCACTTTCCCATCACCCAGGACTCCGCCGTTGTCATCAGCGAGAACGAGACCCCACCTAAGGCGATAAGCACGGCAGCCACGAGCGAGGGGATAACGGCGGAATCCGTCCGATCCAGGATCGTCCCGATGATCGGCGGAAATACCACCATCGCACCGAGCCCGGCCAACGAACTTCCCAGTGCGATAGCCGCTGTGGACTCCAGAGCGAACTGGTTCTGAACGTACGGGAAGAAGATCGTCCACGTGTATTGGAACGCAATGAGTCCGATGATCAGCGCCGACCCGGGATACAATCGACGTTTGTCTAGTCCTATACCTCTGTTTTTCAGGCTATTCGCTGGCATACCAGTTCTGGGTTCCAATCACGACGACTTATAGTTACTGGATAGTTTTGCCTCTTTTAGAACGTCGGATTGGAAATCGACAACCAATGTCAAGAAGGGAAACGGGTTTAAGGAAACGAACGCAGTAAATGAGTTATGCACGGAATCGTCGCCTGCGAAACGCTGTACCCCGAAATCCGCCGAATCGCGCCGGATGCTGTCGTGGCCTACGTCCCCCAGTGGTACCACGAGTTCCCGATCCACGCACCCGAATCGGAGACGGCCCACGAGCTGCTTCAGGAGCGGATCGACGAACTCGAATCGCAAGGCGTCGAGTCGGTAACGGTTGTCTACCACGATCCAGCGGCCCTGGAGGGACTTCAGACCGAGTCCGTGCCACTTTCCGTCTATCGGGGCCGGGACTGCATCGAGTTGCACCTGGACCGGAAGCCCAGTGGGCCCGGCGGCGAACGAAAGAACGGAGGGACCTACTATCTCACACGGGGCTGGATCGACGTGGCCGTCGACTCCTACAAAGTCTTCAACGCGTACGCGGGCAAACTGAACGATCTCGTCGAACGGTTCGAGGAAGCCGAACGGGCGGATCCGGACATGCGAGTCTCCTGGACGGAAAGCGAGAAGATCGAACGGGCCGCCGCACGGAGTGAGGGGATGGGCACGGACCCAGCGAAGCTCCTGCGACAAGTAATCGGGACCTACCGGCACGTCGTGTTGATCGACACGGGACTGCTCCGCCCGTTCCACCACGAGTACGCGGAGCGTTTCCGGGACTTTCTCGCGAACGATATCCCAGACGGCGACCCGGTTGCGGTTTCCCTGACCGTCGAAGCGGGAACGACGGAGCCGCTCGAAGCGATCCTCACGGCGCCAACGTCGGTTTCGGAGGTCCTTACCGTCGAGCCGGGAACGCCGGTCCCGGCCGAACCCGGTTTCCGGACCGGGCCACAGCATCCCTGACCGCAACAGTTCGCTAGACTCGAACAGAGTTTCACCGTTCTCCCGGCTTCTCGAACCCGTATTCGCCAATATCGAGGGACAGAACCCGGACGATAACCCTTTTCAACTGCTGGAACCCCACTTCCACTATGGCACACGCACCGATCCGGGCGGTCGACCGCTTGTTCGACATCGTCGAAGCCATCCAAGTCCGGAACGGCGCCGGTGTCTCGGAACTGGCCGACGCACTCGATATGCCGAAAAGCACCATTCATGGCCATCTCGCTACCCTCAGGGACCGTGGCTATCTGGAACAGGACGAGACCAACGACTATCATCTCAGTCTCCAGTTTCTGACCCTCGGCGGAGCCGTTCGCCAGCAGCGAACGATCTACGGACACGTCGAACCGCTACTCGCTGAACTCGCCGAAGAGACCGGCGAGAGCGTGAATTACGTCGTCGAGTCACAGGGAAAACTCGTGTTCGTGGGTTCGGTCTCGGGCAAGGACGGGATCCGGACCGAGGTCGACATCGGATTCACGACGGACCTGCACACCACCCCGGAAGGCAAGTTGACCCTCGCGCACCTTCCCGAGACCCGGCGTGCGGCGATCATCGATCAGATCGAGTTTCCCATCGACAACTCGGTCGGTCGGGCCGCCTTCACCGCCGAACTCGAAGCGATCAGGGAGCAGGGATTCACCCACGGGAACGAGACCATCATCAAAAACGTCACGACGATCGCGGCCCCAGTGATCGACAACCAGGACCGGTTCTACGGGACGGTCGTCGTCGCCGGGCCCTCCCTCAGGTTCACCGAAGAGCGCCTCGAAAACGTGACCGAGACCCTCCGCTACAAGATCGGGAAACTCAACATCGACCTGAGTTACGAGGGAACCCGACCGGTCACCGAGAACCAGGTTCGAACCGCCCGACCGAGTCAGTAGAATCGGCAATTCCCTCACAAGCCTACGTTTGTTATGGAATGTGGCCGGCATCGACCAGCAACTACTTGAACACAGGCGTGTACGTGCTGGTAATGAGTAATACAAGACCCAGCACGGGGCACGTTGAGGTTCACGTGGAGAACGTTGGGGGGATCGACGAGACTGCCCTCAGCCTGACACCGGGAGTCACCGTTCTCAAGGGGGAAAACGCGACGAACCGAACCTCGCTCCTGCGGTCGATCATGGCGGCACTAGGGAGTGACCGCAACGCGCTCAAAGCCGACGCGGACGAGGGCTTCGTCGAGCTTTCGATCGACGGGGAGACCTACACTCGCCGGTTCGAGCGGACGAAGCGGGGCATCCGTCGGACCGGGGACCCGTATCTGGACGATCCAACCGTTGCAGAGCATTTTGCCTTCCTCCTGGAGACGAATCCGGCCCGCCGGGCGGTCGCCAGCGGCGAGGACCTGCGGCCGGTCATCATGGAGCCCATCGACACGACCGCCATCCAGGCCGAGATCACACGGAAGACGGCCCGCCGGTCCCAGCTCGACGAGCAACTCGCGGAACTCGACCGGCTCCGAAACCGTCGGCCCGAACTCACCGAGCAGGTCACGCAACTGGAGGCCGACATCGAGGAGAAGCGGGACACACTCGCCGGGGTCAGAGACGAGATCGCCGGGACCGAAGCCGACCTCTCGGAGACAAAGGAGACGAAAGCGGCCCTGGAATCGGCCTTCGAAGAGGTGCAGTCGCTTCGGTCGGAACTCAGTTCGGTCACCGACCGCCTCGCCGCGGAGCGGGAGAGTCGCTCGGCCGCCCGCGAGGAGCAGGCCGAGATCGAGGCCGAACTGGAATCCGTCCCGGAATCGGTCCGCGCCGAGCGCGAGGAGCTCGAGTCCCGACGCTCCTCGCTCCGGGCCCAGAAATCGACGCTGGAAACGGAGGTGAGCGAACTCCAGAACTTGATTCAGTTCAACGAGGACCGCCTCGACGAAGAGGGCACGCTGGGCGAGTTCCAGGTCGAGTCGGGCACCGTCACGGACCGACTCGTCGAGGACGGAACGGTTACCTGCTGGACCTGTGGCTCACAGGTCGAGCGAGCCCAGATCACGGAGACCATCGAGCGGCTCCGGGAGCTCCGGGCCGAAAAGCTCGATCAGGTCACCGACCTCGAAGACGAGATCGACACCCTCTCGTCCGAGATCGCGGAACTCGAATCGCGAGCCGACCGCCGGCAAAACCTGAAGCGAGAACTCGACTCGCTCACGTCGGAGATCGAGACGAGGACCCGTTCGATCGAGGACCTGGAGACACGCCGGGACGAACTCGAAGCCGAGATCGAAGCCACCGAAGCCGAGATCGAGGAGCTAGAGTTCGCACAGAACCACGAGGAGCTGCTGGATCTGCACCAGCGCGCGAACCGACTCGAGCTGGAGATCGAACAGCTCCACGGGAAACGGGACGACATCGAGACGGAACTGGCAGAGATCGAAACGGAACTGGAACGGCAGGAAGAACTCGAAGCCGAGCGTGAAACAATCGCCGAGGAACTCACCGAGTTACGCACCCGTGTCGAACGGATCGAAACCGAAGCCGTCGAAGAGTTCAACGAGCGGATGGACGAGATCCTGGAGCTCATGGACTATTCGAACATCGCCAGGATCTGGATCGAACGTCGGGAGCCCGAAAGCGGCGACACGGCCGAGTTCGACCTCCACGTCGTTCGGAGCGATCAGCAGGGCCGGGCTTTCGAGGACGCAGTGGGTCACCTGAGCGAGAGCGAGCGGGAGGTGACTGGACTGGTCTTTGCCCTGGCCGGGTACCTCGTTCACGACGTGGGCGAAACGGTCCCGTTCATGCTGCTGGATTCCGTCGAGGCACTCGACAGTGACCGGATCGCCAGACTGGTCTCGTACTTCGAGACACACGCCCCGTATCTCGTGATCGCGCTGCTGCCCGAGGACGCACGGGCGGTCGACAATCAGTACCCCCGGATCACGGAGATCTGATCGATGAGCGAGGACGAACCCTCACGCGGGCGGTCGAGCAAGGTAGCGCGGGTGATCGAGGAGTACCAGCTCTCGGGGCTGGGTGCGGAGCTGGAAGCTGCCTGGACGGCTCCGGAAAGCGAACGCCGGAGCCTTCGAGAGCTGGCCGATCACGTCAACCGGCAAATTGTCGAAGCGGCGCTAACACGAGGGGGCGAGCGGCCCCTGGAAGGTGAAATCCAAACGGTGTCCGCGGCACTGGCCGGGGACACTGACAGCGCGACCGAACGAGACGTCAGAACCCGTCTTGAAGAACGCGGCGTGAACGTCGACCAGCTCGAGGACGACCTGGTCTCCTACCAGGCAGTCCGAACCTACCTGCAGAACGTTCGTGGGGCCGAGTACGAGCCTGCTGTTGCTGATCCCGTCCAGCGCACCCGAGACCGAATCCAGGGCCTCCGCGGGCGTTTGCGGGCCGTGGCCAGTAGCCAACTCGACTCCCTCGCCGAAAGCGGCGAGATCACGATGGACGACTCGCGGGTGCTCGTCCAGGTCCAGGTCTACTGTGAGGACTGTGGTCGGCAGTTCGATATCGAGGAACTGCTCGACCGGGGCGGCTGTAACTGCGACTGAGAATTTCCTAACAGCCATGCAGTTGGTAAGGTAACGGAGACATTCACGCAGGCACCAGGCCATCCATACCCACCAATCGGGGAAGTCACGACGATTTGTATCCCCGAATTACCAGATATCCAATTATTTTTATATCGTTTACTAATACTAAACAAAGGTTTGCGATACCACGCCACAGGCAGCGAAAATTGGAGTAAAAAATACGGCTAATTTCAGCTGATTAGCCATCTATAAGCCGTTTTCGGACTCCCCACGAATCGATCCGGACAGCCAAAGCGGAATGGCGCCACAAATCGCAAATTGTACGTCTTCTAATTCCTCAACCAGCATTAGAGCCACTATAACGACGTTTATCGGCAGTTGTAGAAAATTGGGCCAGATCGAAGTGCCAAACCGTTTGTTCAACATTATAAACAATCATATACACTACGTACCAGATTAATTATAATAGTTGGCCCCGGAGAAATGGCTGGTGTCTGCCCGGTTTCACGTCGGTGCAACCCGTCACGCAAGAACCTATTACCGTTCCCCGGGTAGCCTCTCGTATGACTGCTCGTGACACGCTCGGCGGTGGCTGGGGGCCATTCCTCATCGTCTCACTCCTGGGGCTCCTCGGTATCTATCTCGTCTCGATCGCAAATCTCGGGACGACACAGCGAGTCGCTGCGATGGCGATCATCGCCATCGTCGTCGTCGCTGCATACGAGAAATTCGTCGGCTGGGGGTGACTGAACCTACGGACTGAAACCCACACCGAAGGGCGGTTCGGCGTCGTCGGGGAGCGGCGACTCGTAGGACCGATCCCCGGTCGCGTTCTCGAACTCCGCCCAGGCCGCCTCCAGCCGCTTTGGATCGGTGAACAGATCATACGCCGTCCCGGCGAGAACCTTGGCGGCGTACGGGGCACTCTTCCGACCAAATCCACCACTCGCGGCGACAGCCTGCCAGGTGTGGGGCCGGGTCCCGACCGGCCATGACGCGGCGCGAAACTGGGCCGTCGGCGTGATCCAGCTGACGTCGCTCACGTCCGTCGAGCCGAGCATGAGCGGCGCGTCATCAGTTCGTTCCAGCGGCGTCGAATACAGCGACTCCCCTTCGACCGCTCGCGCCGCGTCTGCGGGCAGGTCCTTGAGCCGGGCATCGAGGGCTGCCTCGTCGATCGTGTCGTGCAGTTCGGCGGCGAACTCTCGATCGGCCGCCGAATAGTCGATCGGGCCGAGTTCCTCGAAGGTCTCCCACAGGAGATCAGCGAGCGTGTCGTTCGTGAGTAGCTCGTAGGCGCCCGTGATGTAGTTGCGCGTGACTGTCGTGTCCGTCATCAGCGCCGCTCCCTCGGCGATCTGCTGGACGCGTTGCGAGAGTCGATCGACCTGCGGACGGGTCGGTGCGCGCACGAAGTACCACGCGGTGGCCTCCGCCGGTACCACGTTTGGGGCCCCGCCGCCTTCCGTGATCGTGTAATGAATGCGGGCCTTGTCGGGGATATGTTCGCGCAGGTACTCGACACCGGTATTCATCAGCTGGACGGCGTCGAGGGCGCTTCGGCCGGCTGTCGGTGACTGTGCGGCGTGGGCCGGAGTCCCTTCGAACGAGTACTTCACCGAATCGACGGCGAGCGAACTGGTCCGCTGGGGACCGGTCACGTCACAGGGATGCCAGGTGAGCGCCGCGTCGAGGTCGTCGAACACGCCGGCCCGGGCCATGTAGACCTTCCCGACGATGGTCTCCTCCGCGGGCGTTCCGTAGAATCGGATCGTCCCCTCGATTTCGCCCCGATCGAGTGCCTCTTTGAGCGCGAGCGCGGCGCCCACGCCGGCCACCCCAAACAGGTTGTGTCCGCAGCCGTGGCCTGGCTCACCGACCTCGACGGGTTCACGACAGGTCGAAACCGTCTGTGAGAGCTCCGGCAGCGCGTCGTACTCCCCCAGGATGCCGATCGTGGGGTCGCCCGTCCCGTAGGACGCGACGAACGCCGTCGGCATCCCGCCGACACCACGCTCGACCTCGAAACCGGCCTCCGCGAGCGTCGTGCGGAGGCGGTAGGCCGCGTGTTCCTCCTCGAGTCCGAGTTCGGGCTGCTCCCAGATGTCCCGCGCGAGCGTCAATAGACGGTCGTATTCCGACTCGACCGCGTCGTAAACCCGAGATTTTCCCATTTAATAGAATGAGGAGAGAACGCCGGATGAACATTTCGGAAGGGTCAGTCGATTTCCG
Proteins encoded:
- a CDS encoding uroporphyrinogen decarboxylase family protein — its product is MVSLDSWANGEHVDFESAEAAEKYKRKATRLKDAVVGNTPDRVPVRVRSGYLAGHQADVTFEEMMYDAEKAAAAYREFLEEFDPDNNHVTIEPPGKPADILDYNLYNWPGNGVDENSGFQALEGEYMTAADYDEFIANPESWFLKQYMTRVFGELEGLGKLPNFSLSQELPMIKPLTLPFGDSEVQHALESLMDAGDAMAEWQEKVGVVASEAEAKGYPSFSGGYSKAPFDTIADMLRGTRNAMIDMRKRPEKIKAATRAVTPMMKDLGTSGPEATGSPFVLFVLHKGADNFMSQDDFEEFYWPTLKETMEAVIDEGYVPLMFAEGTYDARLEFLAENHPEGPTVWIFDRTDVREAHEILGDTVTVAGGVSTSLMKTAEPEAIQAHCKELAEDIGRERFILTTSARIYRTPKENIHAMINSVKEN
- a CDS encoding MFS transporter; its protein translation is MPANSLKNRGIGLDKRRLYPGSALIIGLIAFQYTWTIFFPYVQNQFALESTAAIALGSSLAGLGAMVVFPPIIGTILDRTDSAVIPSLVAAVLIALGGVSFSLMTTAESWVMGKWFWYAASFLLGGGATALATGLLPPLVSQWFSDDEQGSAQGLMMGARYLALAAASPIIGGLLSLLGFSFGFAMVVTLFGVAITIVLGTVVWRFPTADEQRELFDQESETDTESSGEAMTFAAAFKDARFWILLVAMTGAAFSYMGFMQNFSLILVEGLVENAGYSEAFVTGTVVPTFLSVNYLFMGAGAIFWGRVMDYLGGPFRALILIYGIPATLYALFFLSYTMLIPVLVIGALIFFGLGGEPPVHYAAVPNFFGRENVGKILTYMNAVSVGSGVFLGPIVFAYINDLTGVYLASFAVAIAIRFISAGAAAVGTRYSTAS
- a CDS encoding dihydropteroate synthase, translated to MSLQTTVEGADSSLTIDRTDQVRIIGERINPRPESDLAEALANEDMEPVRELAIEQVENGADLIDVNVDVDGVDKETVLPMAVEAVADAVDVPIVIDTNYDDAEALEAALQVAPGKPVINSVSMEEASREAIFPLVAEYETAVVGLTMDESGPPDDAETRVELAEALLEEAESYDVPREDVIIDPIALPLSSNSDIGFEILKAMERIRDELGNNITLGLSNISFEMPEREKINDLYLAMAIQSGLSVPIVNAGETREAILLADLMMGRDNFAKRFLGFYRSK
- a CDS encoding cobalamin B12-binding domain-containing protein, which translates into the protein MSEEFVQALADLEEERAIEMANDRLDAGEDPMDVLDDLKKGMAIVGDRYDAEEYFIPDLMYAGDIIDQISDLLVDEMDADESETLGTIVLGTVKDDIHDIGKDLVFFMFDLNGFEVIDLGVDVPIENFVEAVEENDPDIIALSGFLTAAFDSMKETVEALEEAGLVEEFDEDGLRDGTKIMIGGGQITDDVRNYVRADGYETDAPSGVRLAKEWLGEA
- the rdfA gene encoding rod-determining factor RdfA; this translates as MSEDEPSRGRSSKVARVIEEYQLSGLGAELEAAWTAPESERRSLRELADHVNRQIVEAALTRGGERPLEGEIQTVSAALAGDTDSATERDVRTRLEERGVNVDQLEDDLVSYQAVRTYLQNVRGAEYEPAVADPVQRTRDRIQGLRGRLRAVASSQLDSLAESGEITMDDSRVLVQVQVYCEDCGRQFDIEELLDRGGCNCD
- a CDS encoding archaea-specific SMC-related protein translates to MSNTRPSTGHVEVHVENVGGIDETALSLTPGVTVLKGENATNRTSLLRSIMAALGSDRNALKADADEGFVELSIDGETYTRRFERTKRGIRRTGDPYLDDPTVAEHFAFLLETNPARRAVASGEDLRPVIMEPIDTTAIQAEITRKTARRSQLDEQLAELDRLRNRRPELTEQVTQLEADIEEKRDTLAGVRDEIAGTEADLSETKETKAALESAFEEVQSLRSELSSVTDRLAAERESRSAAREEQAEIEAELESVPESVRAEREELESRRSSLRAQKSTLETEVSELQNLIQFNEDRLDEEGTLGEFQVESGTVTDRLVEDGTVTCWTCGSQVERAQITETIERLRELRAEKLDQVTDLEDEIDTLSSEIAELESRADRRQNLKRELDSLTSEIETRTRSIEDLETRRDELEAEIEATEAEIEELEFAQNHEELLDLHQRANRLELEIEQLHGKRDDIETELAEIETELERQEELEAERETIAEELTELRTRVERIETEAVEEFNERMDEILELMDYSNIARIWIERREPESGDTAEFDLHVVRSDQQGRAFEDAVGHLSESEREVTGLVFALAGYLVHDVGETVPFMLLDSVEALDSDRIARLVSYFETHAPYLVIALLPEDARAVDNQYPRITEI
- a CDS encoding DUF1638 domain-containing protein, whose protein sequence is MHGIVACETLYPEIRRIAPDAVVAYVPQWYHEFPIHAPESETAHELLQERIDELESQGVESVTVVYHDPAALEGLQTESVPLSVYRGRDCIELHLDRKPSGPGGERKNGGTYYLTRGWIDVAVDSYKVFNAYAGKLNDLVERFEEAERADPDMRVSWTESEKIERAAARSEGMGTDPAKLLRQVIGTYRHVVLIDTGLLRPFHHEYAERFRDFLANDIPDGDPVAVSLTVEAGTTEPLEAILTAPTSVSEVLTVEPGTPVPAEPGFRTGPQHP
- a CDS encoding IclR family transcriptional regulator, whose amino-acid sequence is MAHAPIRAVDRLFDIVEAIQVRNGAGVSELADALDMPKSTIHGHLATLRDRGYLEQDETNDYHLSLQFLTLGGAVRQQRTIYGHVEPLLAELAEETGESVNYVVESQGKLVFVGSVSGKDGIRTEVDIGFTTDLHTTPEGKLTLAHLPETRRAAIIDQIEFPIDNSVGRAAFTAELEAIREQGFTHGNETIIKNVTTIAAPVIDNQDRFYGTVVVAGPSLRFTEERLENVTETLRYKIGKLNIDLSYEGTRPVTENQVRTARPSQ
- a CDS encoding MFS transporter is translated as MTDAPSQRRWAVLAIAWAAFFSIAMSWYTMPTLQPQLLESYGLSPQQFRTALTIPFLVAGLLSIPGGMLADRLGIKRAASMGIAIAAVGFLLRSLGGGFGLLLVAMITIGVGLGMVMPNLPKLVNVWFPPEETGLATGIYNTGMMAGLSTGLVIAPSLPSWRTGNLVFAGVVLALALAFYLIVEDAPPGKSLPPANLFEGIQRAVRSKNAWIAAIAVFAGFSGMVAIQGEFPVALNEVYGIEQATGGQIASMITYAGVFGSLSIPTIANRLDRRKAALVIAAVGFGVVEFPVWLTGNTSVLFVGTAVAGYLAGGALPIIMEVPAWLPRVANDPVETQHVGGASGLMTAMMNIGGFVGLPLIIGPTIGAYGYTVGFGVAMFIFAFQGLGVFLSMPDVAT